From the Malus domestica chromosome 17, GDT2T_hap1 genome, one window contains:
- the LOC103425851 gene encoding uncharacterized protein, producing the protein MLHFVDEGSNLQPSPVYEPPPPSVVSDNEPIVPEIPVTSEVIVSRVPACPTVDIDEPPSSPQDQTQGTGAGSSAASSSLAGGGKSSPQRGFSTLPGETPGLSQQILKETFHLVWSVSQIALVLIYLLEVLRFPLLELRRSGRQGLPSQWALLH; encoded by the exons ATGTTGCACTTCGTGGATGAGGGCAGTAACTTG CAGCCTTCTCCGGTATATGAGCCACCCCCTCCATCAGTGGTATCAGATAATGAACCtatagtccctgagattcctGTAACCTCAGAGGTAATAGTCTCACGGGTGCCTGCTTGCCCGACAGTTGATATTGATgaacctccttcttctcctcagGATCAAACTCAG GGCACTGGTGCAGGTTCAAGTGCAGCTTCTTCTTCCCTTGCTGGTGGTGGAAAGTCTTCCCCTCAACGAGGGTTTAGTACTCTTCCTGGTGAAACCCCTGGGCTAAGTCAG CAAATCCTGAAAGAGACTTTCCACCTCGTTTGGTCCGTAAGTCAAATCGCTCTCGTCCTCATTTATCTTCTGGAGGTACTGAGATTCCCCCTTCTGGAATTGAGAAGATCGGGCAGACAAGGATTGCCCTCCCAGTGGGCATTACTCCATTAG
- the LOC139193615 gene encoding uncharacterized protein, producing MEMAFHEQFYRIEPELTINDLVEVKQYDHESTEDFMMRFRKTMMRCQFPINQAQLISIAQRALKLPLMKRFYDTQFNELQELVIAATKYERLLQEEQQVKHTSKVPPFYKNKATIHRVEVGETRPEHEGGHDEEDIDVCAAEMTTPFKPLTVKGLVQPVKDQKIVMNDGGFVPMKPPKYQSYSFDLTKAPEIYEELVRARVILPDSTKKMPKPEELRGKKYCKLHYTFNHSIVNCVQFRDWIQDLIVKGKLLLDKPQASMMVDTNPFLEAPINMINLI from the coding sequence atggagatggctttccaCGAACAATTTTACAGAATAGAGCCGGAATTGACTATCAATGACCTTGTTGAAGTCAAACAATATGATCATGAATCTACTgaggacttcatgatgaggttcaggaaAACAATGATGAGATGCCAATTCCCCATCAACCAAGCGCAGCTCATATCAATTGCTCAAAGGGCTCTGAAATTACCtttgatgaagagattttatGATACACAATTCAACGAGCTGCAAGAATTGGTAATTGCTGCCACTAAGTATGAGAGGCTGTTGCAAGAAGAGCAACAAGTGAAGCACACTTCCAAGGTTCCTCCAttctacaaaaacaaagctACAATTCATCGTGTGGAAGTAGGAGAAACCAGACCAGAGCATGAGGGTGGCCATGATGAAGAAGACATTGACGTGTGTGCTGCTGAAATGACCACACCTTTCAAACCGCTGACGGTAAAAGGGCTAGTCCAACCTGTCAAAGATCAGAAGATCGTAATGAACGATGGTGGTTTCGTCCCCATGAAACCACCCAAGTACCAGAGTTATTCGTTCGATCTGACCAAGGCACCTGAGATCTATGAAGAACTGGTACGGGCAAGAGTAATTTTGCCCGACAGTACCAAAAAGATGCCCAAACCAGAAGAACTTAGAGGGAAGAAGTATTGTAAGCTAcactataccttcaaccattccATAGTCAATTGTGTCCAGTTTAGAGATTGGATACAAGACCTGATAGTGAAGGGAAAATTGTTACTTGACAAGCCCCAAGCCAGTATGATGGTGGATACAAACCCTTTCTTGGAGGCTCCTATCAATATGATTAACCTCATTTGA
- the LOC108173027 gene encoding uncharacterized protein gives MGILKLPLEIFAGGYMVADIGFSSMVPISKSKGTTIITMIFSDVTDIYDKVKILGRTVIVGAGHNEIFNYILTNQVFESLLSEPSRLICQNLFNFKQPPQLFPKETWFSLQHYPFSTKITSQTLPISNTTCPAKICDENLEASGGNKWIPPMGGTHDVDVA, from the exons ATGGGAATTTTAAAGTTACCTCTTGAAATTTTTGCCGGTGGATACATGGTCGCT GACAttg GTTTTTCTTCTATGGTCCCAATATCAAAATCAAAAGGAACAACCATCATTACAATGATTTTCTCTGATG TCACAGATATTTACGATAAAGTAAAAATCTTAGGGAGAACGGTCATTGTTGGGGCTGGTCATAATGAG ATATTTAATTATATCTTAACTAATCAGGTATTTGAATCACTCTTATCAGAACCTTCTCGACTCATCTGCCAAAATCTCTTCAATTTCAAGCAGCCGCCACAACTCTTCCCCAAAG AAACATGGTTCTCTCTGCAGCACTACCCATTTTCCACCAAAATCACATCTCAAACTCTTCCAATTTCGAACACGACATGCCCGGCGAAG ATTTGTGATGAAAACTTGGAAGCATCAGGTGGAAACAAATGGATTCCACCAATGGGTGGCACCCACGACGTTGATGTTGCTTAA